From Rhodopseudomonas palustris:
CGCGAACGATGCGGTGCGGCGGTTTATCGGTCAGATCGGCGGATGGTTCAAGCATGCGATGCTCATGGTGCTATTCGTAATCGGGGCCGGCCGGCCGCGGCCGCCCGGTCGCCGCGGACCGCAGCCGGGCGTAGCCCGCGTTGATCGGCGACCAGAACAGCGCGATCAGCCCGAGCGCCATGATGGTGCCGACCAGCCCGTTGGAGAAGAACACGCCGAGCGCGCCCTGCGAGGCCAGCAGCGACTGCCGGAAAGCCTCTTCCGCCTTGTCGCCGAGCACGATCGCGAGCACCAGCGGCGCCAGCGGATAATTGCACTTCTTCAGCAGATAGCCGATCACCCCGAACACCAGCATCAGCATCACGTCGAAGGTCGAGTTGTGCACCGAATAGGCGCCGATCGCGCACAGCACCAGGATCAGCGGCGCGACGATGCTGAACGGAATCCGCAGAATCGCGGCGAAGAAAGGCACGCAGGTCAGCACGATCAATAGACCGACGACGTTGCCGAGATACATCGAGGCGATCAGGCCCCAGACGAATTCCTTCTGCTCGACGAACAGCATCGGGCCGGGCTGCAGGCCCCAGATCAGCAGGCCGCCGAGCAGCACGGCTGCGGTCGGCGATCCCGGCACGCCGAGCGACAGCATCGGCAGCAGCGCCGCGGTGCCGGCGGCGTGGGCCGCGGTCTCCGGCGCGATCACGCCCTCGATCTCGCCATTGCCGAAATTCTTGCCGTTCTTCGACACCCGCTTGGCGATGCCGTAACTCATGAACGAGGCCGGCGTGGCGCCGGCCGGCGTGATCCCCATCCAGCAGCCGATCACGCTGGAGCGCAGCGACGTCATCCAGTAGCGCGGCAGTTCCTTCCAGGTCTGCAGCACGACGCGCAGATTGATCTTGGCCTTGCTGCCGCGGAAGCTCAGGCCGTCTTCCATGGTCAGCAGGATCTCGCCGATGCCGAACAGGCCGATCACCGCGATCAGGAAGTCGAAGCCGTTCAGCATTTCGGTGAAGCCGAAGGTCAGCCGGAGCTGGCCGGTCATCGAATCCAGTCCCACCGCGGCCAGCGCGAAGCCGAGCATCATCGCCGCGACCGTCTTGAAGGCGGGCTCTTTCGACAGCCCGATGAAACTGCAGAAGGCGAGGAAGTACACCGCGAATTTTTCGGGCGGCCCGAACTCCAGCGCGAACCGCGCCACCAGCGGCGCGACCAGCGTGATCATGATGATCGCGAACAGCGCGCCGACGAAGGACGAGGTGAAAGCGGCGGTCAGCGCTTCGCCGGCCTTGCCCTGCTGCGCCATCGGATAGCCGTCGAAAGTGGTGGCGACCGACCATGGTTCGCCGGGGATGTTGAACAGGATCGAGGTGATCGCCCCGCCGAACAACGCCCCCCAATAGATGCAGGATAGCATGATGATCGCAGAGGTCGGTGGCATGCTGAAGGTCAGCGGCAGCAGGATCGCCACGCCATTGGCGCCACCGAGGCCCGGCAGCACGCCGATGATGACGCCGAGAACGATGCCGATCACCATCACCAGGATGTTGAACGGCATCAGCGCGACGGCGAAGCCGTGGAACAGGTTGGTGAGTTCTTCCATCCGGACGGGTCCTGAACTGCGAGGATATCGATTGCTTTCGAAAACTGAGTCAGCGCCGGTCCACGCGGAGAAGACAGGCGGAGCGAAAAACTAGAGACCGAGCAGATCCTCGAGCGGACCTTTCGGCAGCGGCACCAGGAACCAGCGCTCGAACACCAGATAGGTGACCACCGGCGCGCCGATCGCGACGGCGAACACGGTGAGCCAGCGATATTTACCGAGCCGTCGCATGAACCAGCCGATGAACAGCGCCGACGAGACGTAGAGCCCGATGAACGGCATCGCGCCGACGAACAGCGCGCTCGGGATCAGCACGCTCATGACGTGGCCGAGCTGACTCCATTCGGCGAACAGATGATGATGGCGGGCGCGCAGCGCGGAGATCAGGTTGATCACGCTGGCGAGCACGATGAACAGCCCGATATAGAACGGGAAGAAGCCGGCGCGCGGGCCTTCGGCGCCCCAGCCGATCCCGGCCCTGATGCTGCCGACGATCACCACGACCCCCGCGGCGCCGATCAGCAATGCGACGCCGGCCTCGACGAGCTTGTGCGAGGGACCGAGGTTGCCGTCAGTCGATGCAGACATGAAATCGTCCCCGACATGAGAGACGGCGCGGGCGGTCGCTCCGCGCCGGAGCTTTCGTCAGTCACATGCGTCGGCAAGCGCGGTCAGTTGCCTTGCGCCAGGAAGCCGGCGTCCCGCATCAGCGTTTCGTGCCGCTTGTCCTCGGTCTCGACCCATTTGGTGAATTCGGGGCCGGTCATGAAGGTGGTGTTGAACGCACCGTTCTTCATGAAGTCCTTCCACTCCGGCGTATCGCGGACCTTGTTGAACAGGTCGATGTAATAGGCGACCTGGTCCGGGGTCGCTTTCGGCCCCATGAAGATGCCGCGCAGCATCAGATACTCGATGTCGAGCCCCTGCGACTTGCAGGTCGGCACGTCCTTCCACGCCTTGCCGTCGGCGATCGGATCGCCGTAGTCCATCGGCTTGCCGTCGAACACGCAGAGCGGTCGCAGCTTGCCGCCGCGCCATTGCGCCACCGCCTCGATCGGATTGTTGACCGTCGAGTCGATGTGATTGCCGACGAGCTGCACCGCGACTTCGCCACCGCCCTTGTAGGGAATGTAGGTGAGCTTGGCTCCGGTGGCCTTCTCCAGCGCCACGGTGATGATCTGGTCTTCCTGCTTCGAGCCGGTGCCGCCCATCTTCATGCTGCCGGGCGGGGCCGCCTTCACGGCATCGACGAAGTCCTTGGCGGTCTTGTAGGGCTTGTCGGCATTCACCCAGAGCACGAACTCGTCGAGCGCGAGCATCGCGACCGGCGTGAGATCCTTCCAGCCGAACGGAATGCCGGTGGCGAGCGGGGTGGTGAACAGGTTCGACAGCGTGATGATGATCTTGTGCGGATTGTTCGCCGCCGTCTTGACGTCGAGGAAGCCTTCGCCGCCGGCGCCGCCGGATTTGTTCACCACCACCAGCGGCTGCTTCATCAGATTGTACTTGGTGACGATCCCCTGCAGCGTCCGCGCCATCTGGTCGGCGCCGCCGCCGGTGCCGGCGGGGACGATGAATTCGACCGGGCGGGTCGGCTGCCAGGCCGCGCCGG
This genomic window contains:
- a CDS encoding tripartite tricarboxylate transporter permease; the protein is MEELTNLFHGFAVALMPFNILVMVIGIVLGVIIGVLPGLGGANGVAILLPLTFSMPPTSAIIMLSCIYWGALFGGAITSILFNIPGEPWSVATTFDGYPMAQQGKAGEALTAAFTSSFVGALFAIIMITLVAPLVARFALEFGPPEKFAVYFLAFCSFIGLSKEPAFKTVAAMMLGFALAAVGLDSMTGQLRLTFGFTEMLNGFDFLIAVIGLFGIGEILLTMEDGLSFRGSKAKINLRVVLQTWKELPRYWMTSLRSSVIGCWMGITPAGATPASFMSYGIAKRVSKNGKNFGNGEIEGVIAPETAAHAAGTAALLPMLSLGVPGSPTAAVLLGGLLIWGLQPGPMLFVEQKEFVWGLIASMYLGNVVGLLIVLTCVPFFAAILRIPFSIVAPLILVLCAIGAYSVHNSTFDVMLMLVFGVIGYLLKKCNYPLAPLVLAIVLGDKAEEAFRQSLLASQGALGVFFSNGLVGTIMALGLIALFWSPINAGYARLRSAATGRPRPAGPDYE
- a CDS encoding tripartite tricarboxylate transporter TctB family protein, translated to MSASTDGNLGPSHKLVEAGVALLIGAAGVVVIVGSIRAGIGWGAEGPRAGFFPFYIGLFIVLASVINLISALRARHHHLFAEWSQLGHVMSVLIPSALFVGAMPFIGLYVSSALFIGWFMRRLGKYRWLTVFAVAIGAPVVTYLVFERWFLVPLPKGPLEDLLGL
- a CDS encoding tripartite tricarboxylate transporter substrate binding protein, with the translated sequence MKSGVTRLVFGAIAAICTAGAVVPAGAAWQPTRPVEFIVPAGTGGGADQMARTLQGIVTKYNLMKQPLVVVNKSGGAGGEGFLDVKTAANNPHKIIITLSNLFTTPLATGIPFGWKDLTPVAMLALDEFVLWVNADKPYKTAKDFVDAVKAAPPGSMKMGGTGSKQEDQIITVALEKATGAKLTYIPYKGGGEVAVQLVGNHIDSTVNNPIEAVAQWRGGKLRPLCVFDGKPMDYGDPIADGKAWKDVPTCKSQGLDIEYLMLRGIFMGPKATPDQVAYYIDLFNKVRDTPEWKDFMKNGAFNTTFMTGPEFTKWVETEDKRHETLMRDAGFLAQGN